One window of Paroedura picta isolate Pp20150507F chromosome 2, Ppicta_v3.0, whole genome shotgun sequence genomic DNA carries:
- the SUMO1 gene encoding small ubiquitin-related modifier 1 isoform X1 produces MAGKEEEGRDAEGGQEAKPSAEDLGDKKEGEYIKLKVIGQDSSEIHFKVKMTTHLKKLKESYCQRQGVPMNSLRFLFEGQRITDNHTPKELGMEEEDVIEVYQEQTGGHSTV; encoded by the exons atggcaggcaaggaagaggaggggcgCGATGCCGAGGGCGGACAG gaagCGAAACCTTCAGCAGAGGACTTGGGAGATAAGAAAGAAGGAGAGTACATCAAACTCAAAGTCATTGGGCAG GACAGCAGCGAAATCCACTTCAAGGTGAAAATGACAACGCATCTAAAAAAACTTAAAGAATCATACTGTCAGAGACAG GGAGTTCCAATGAATTCACTCAGGTTCCTTTTTGAGGGTCAGAGAATTACTGATAATCATACTCCAAAAGAG CTCGGGATGGAAGAAGAAGACGTGATTGAGGTTTATCAGGAACAGACAGGAGGCCATTCAACAGTTTAG
- the SUMO1 gene encoding small ubiquitin-related modifier 1 isoform X2: protein MSDQEAKPSAEDLGDKKEGEYIKLKVIGQDSSEIHFKVKMTTHLKKLKESYCQRQGVPMNSLRFLFEGQRITDNHTPKELGMEEEDVIEVYQEQTGGHSTV, encoded by the exons ATGTCGGACCAG gaagCGAAACCTTCAGCAGAGGACTTGGGAGATAAGAAAGAAGGAGAGTACATCAAACTCAAAGTCATTGGGCAG GACAGCAGCGAAATCCACTTCAAGGTGAAAATGACAACGCATCTAAAAAAACTTAAAGAATCATACTGTCAGAGACAG GGAGTTCCAATGAATTCACTCAGGTTCCTTTTTGAGGGTCAGAGAATTACTGATAATCATACTCCAAAAGAG CTCGGGATGGAAGAAGAAGACGTGATTGAGGTTTATCAGGAACAGACAGGAGGCCATTCAACAGTTTAG
- the SUMO1 gene encoding small ubiquitin-related modifier 1 isoform X3: protein MGTEAKPSAEDLGDKKEGEYIKLKVIGQDSSEIHFKVKMTTHLKKLKESYCQRQGVPMNSLRFLFEGQRITDNHTPKELGMEEEDVIEVYQEQTGGHSTV, encoded by the exons ATGGGCACG gaagCGAAACCTTCAGCAGAGGACTTGGGAGATAAGAAAGAAGGAGAGTACATCAAACTCAAAGTCATTGGGCAG GACAGCAGCGAAATCCACTTCAAGGTGAAAATGACAACGCATCTAAAAAAACTTAAAGAATCATACTGTCAGAGACAG GGAGTTCCAATGAATTCACTCAGGTTCCTTTTTGAGGGTCAGAGAATTACTGATAATCATACTCCAAAAGAG CTCGGGATGGAAGAAGAAGACGTGATTGAGGTTTATCAGGAACAGACAGGAGGCCATTCAACAGTTTAG